A region of Paraburkholderia largidicola DNA encodes the following proteins:
- a CDS encoding Cof-type HAD-IIB family hydrolase: MYKVIASDLDGTLLNSNHQVDPFTISTVRRLEAQGIHIVIATGRHYSDVAGIRDVLGIRPYLITSNGARVHSPDDEMIFADDLQANVVQQLVKPQIAGEHGRVIVNLFADREWLIDRDAPELLRYHQDSGFTYNVTDLQQHDGADIAKALYIGDPKDLAVVAANLERTFGEALYVTYSLPDCLEVMTANVSKGRALQFVLDRLDVPATKCVAFGDNMNDIDMLETAGHPFMMNNANPDLIKRLPNVPRIGNNFEAGVAHHLRKLFEMDDELTA; encoded by the coding sequence ATGTACAAAGTCATTGCCAGCGATCTGGATGGAACGCTGCTGAACAGCAACCATCAGGTGGACCCCTTCACGATCAGCACGGTGCGCAGGCTCGAAGCGCAGGGCATCCATATCGTGATCGCGACGGGGCGCCACTATAGCGACGTCGCAGGAATCCGTGATGTGCTGGGTATCCGGCCATATCTGATCACGTCGAATGGTGCGCGAGTCCATTCGCCCGACGACGAAATGATCTTCGCCGACGATCTTCAGGCGAATGTAGTCCAGCAACTGGTGAAACCGCAGATTGCGGGCGAACATGGGCGCGTGATCGTCAATCTGTTCGCCGACCGCGAATGGCTGATCGATCGCGATGCGCCTGAATTGTTGCGCTATCACCAGGATTCGGGCTTCACCTATAACGTGACCGATCTGCAGCAGCACGACGGCGCGGATATCGCGAAGGCGTTGTATATCGGCGATCCCAAAGATCTTGCCGTGGTCGCGGCCAATCTCGAGCGCACGTTCGGCGAGGCGCTTTACGTCACCTACTCGTTGCCGGACTGTCTGGAAGTGATGACGGCGAACGTATCGAAAGGGCGCGCGCTGCAGTTCGTACTCGACCGGCTGGATGTGCCGGCCACGAAGTGCGTTGCGTTCGGCGACAACATGAACGACATCGACATGCTGGAAACGGCAGGCCATCCGTTCATGATGAACAACGCGAACCCTGACCTCATCAAGCGTCTGCCGAATGTGCCGCGTATCGGCAATAACTTCGAAGCGGGCGTCGCGCATCATCTGCGCAAGCTGTTCGAAATGGACGACGAACTGACGGCGTAG
- a CDS encoding BadF/BadG/BcrA/BcrD ATPase family protein, which translates to MNQHLYLIGVDGGGTGTRVVLANAEGQELAQGTAGPSGLALGVERAWDAILAASAQACERAGIAADWPRFVFGCGLAGVNNRDWLAAFRAKAPALAGLAIESDAYSTLLGAHGGEPGVIVALGTGSVAAVLDRDGQSRMVAGYGYPSADEAGGAWLGLRAIVHAQQALDGRVPADELSQALIDHVGATDRGGLVVWLCDANQTAYASLAPVVVAHREHPFAARLLREAGQEIGKMIAALDPSGALPVALCGGLGKPLSEYVPAPYRERLRAPLSDSAHGALQMARREAAQIGGA; encoded by the coding sequence ATGAATCAACACCTCTATCTGATCGGCGTCGACGGCGGCGGCACCGGCACGCGCGTCGTGCTGGCGAACGCCGAAGGGCAAGAACTCGCGCAAGGCACGGCGGGCCCGTCCGGCCTCGCGTTGGGCGTCGAGCGTGCGTGGGACGCAATTCTGGCCGCGAGCGCGCAAGCGTGCGAGCGTGCCGGCATCGCCGCCGACTGGCCGCGCTTCGTGTTCGGCTGCGGGCTGGCGGGCGTCAACAACCGTGACTGGCTGGCGGCATTTCGTGCGAAGGCGCCGGCGCTCGCCGGCCTCGCGATCGAAAGCGACGCCTATTCGACCTTGCTCGGCGCGCACGGCGGCGAGCCGGGCGTGATCGTCGCACTGGGAACGGGCAGTGTGGCAGCGGTGCTGGACCGCGACGGCCAGAGCCGCATGGTCGCCGGCTACGGCTATCCGTCTGCCGACGAGGCCGGCGGCGCCTGGCTCGGCCTGCGCGCCATCGTGCATGCGCAGCAGGCGCTCGACGGCCGGGTTCCCGCTGACGAACTCTCGCAAGCATTGATCGATCACGTCGGCGCGACCGATCGCGGCGGGCTGGTCGTCTGGCTGTGCGACGCGAATCAGACGGCTTATGCGAGCCTCGCGCCCGTCGTCGTTGCGCATCGCGAGCATCCGTTTGCCGCCCGGTTGCTGCGCGAAGCCGGACAGGAAATCGGCAAGATGATTGCGGCGCTCGACCCGTCCGGAGCCTTGCCCGTGGCGCTGTGCGGCGGGCTCGGCAAGCCGCTGAGCGAGTATGTGCCCGCGCCGTATCGCGAGCGTCTGCGCGCGCCGCTCTCGGATTCCGCGCACGGCGCACTGCAGATGGCCCGGCGGGAGGCCGCGCAGATCGGCGGCGCATGA
- a CDS encoding DNA-3-methyladenine glycosylase I: MLAWPDRRAINQPSRSLNVAEQRCNWATTSEALAHYHDTEWGVPSRNDQHLFEMLVLEGAQAGLSWSTILNKRAGYRRAFSNFDIDKVARYSTQKIDALVLDEGIVRHRGKIESTVLNAKAVRQIQMEHGSLADFVWSFVDNTPIQNAWTSYTHAPASTDVSDALSKALKGYGCKFVGTTICYAFMQAVGMVNDHQTDCACYSRCALLGKKGRKKSAK; encoded by the coding sequence ATGCTGGCGTGGCCCGACAGACGGGCGATCAACCAACCAAGCAGGAGCCTGAACGTGGCGGAGCAGCGATGCAACTGGGCGACGACGAGCGAAGCGCTCGCACACTATCACGACACCGAATGGGGCGTCCCTTCGCGCAATGACCAGCATCTGTTCGAGATGCTGGTGCTCGAAGGTGCGCAGGCCGGACTGTCGTGGTCGACGATTCTCAACAAGCGCGCCGGATACCGGCGCGCCTTCTCGAACTTCGACATCGACAAGGTGGCCCGCTACTCGACGCAGAAGATCGACGCGCTCGTGCTCGACGAAGGCATCGTGCGCCATCGCGGCAAGATCGAGTCGACGGTCCTCAATGCCAAAGCGGTCAGGCAGATTCAGATGGAGCACGGTTCGTTGGCGGATTTCGTGTGGTCGTTCGTCGATAACACGCCGATCCAGAACGCCTGGACGAGCTACACGCATGCGCCGGCGTCGACGGATGTGTCGGACGCGCTCAGCAAGGCCCTCAAAGGCTATGGCTGCAAATTTGTAGGCACAACCATTTGCTACGCGTTCATGCAGGCAGTCGGCATGGTCAACGACCATCAGACCGATTGCGCCTGCTATTCGCGCTGCGCTCTGCTCGGGAAGAAAGGCCGCAAAAAGAGCGCCAAGTGA
- the rpsU gene encoding 30S ribosomal protein S21, giving the protein MTTILLKENEPFEVAIRRFRRAIEKNGLIAELRERQAYEKPTTARKRKKAAAVKRLHKRLRSQMLPKKLH; this is encoded by the coding sequence ATGACGACGATTCTTCTGAAGGAAAACGAGCCGTTCGAAGTGGCAATCCGCCGCTTCCGCCGCGCAATCGAAAAAAATGGCCTGATCGCAGAACTGCGTGAGCGCCAGGCGTACGAAAAGCCGACGACGGCACGTAAGCGCAAGAAGGCAGCTGCAGTGAAGCGCCTGCACAAGCGCCTGCGCAGCCAGATGCTGCCGAAGAAGCTGCACTAA
- a CDS encoding aldo/keto reductase encodes MQKRNLGTSPLQVAPLMFGGNVFGWTADEATSFSILDAFADAGLNFIDTADVYSAWVPDNHGGESEAIIGKWFTKSGKRDKIVLSTKVGMLGSRKGLSAGNVRAAVEDSLRRLQTDYIDVYFSHLDDEETPLAETLGAYQQLIEAGKVRVIGASNYGGARLQEALQIARDNGLPQYQVIQPEYNLYDRAAYETDLEPVALAARLGVVCYYSLASGFLSGKYRSRDDLSKSARGRKVEGYLNERGFAILDALDEVAQRHGSTPASVALAWLMARPSITAPIASATSVKQLESLVAAVHLVLTDADLRILNDASA; translated from the coding sequence ATGCAGAAACGCAATCTCGGCACGTCGCCATTGCAGGTCGCGCCGCTGATGTTCGGCGGAAATGTGTTCGGCTGGACGGCCGACGAAGCGACGTCGTTCTCCATCCTCGACGCGTTCGCCGACGCCGGCCTGAATTTCATCGATACCGCCGACGTCTATTCCGCGTGGGTGCCGGACAACCACGGCGGCGAATCGGAGGCGATCATCGGCAAGTGGTTCACGAAGTCGGGCAAGCGCGACAAGATCGTGCTGTCGACCAAGGTCGGCATGCTGGGAAGCCGCAAGGGATTGTCGGCAGGCAACGTCCGCGCGGCTGTCGAAGATTCGCTGCGGCGCCTGCAGACGGACTATATCGACGTGTATTTTTCGCATCTCGACGACGAGGAGACGCCGCTCGCGGAAACGCTGGGCGCGTATCAGCAGCTGATCGAAGCGGGCAAGGTGCGGGTGATCGGCGCGTCGAACTACGGCGGCGCGCGCCTGCAGGAAGCGCTGCAGATTGCGCGGGACAATGGCCTGCCGCAATATCAGGTGATCCAGCCGGAGTACAACCTGTACGACCGCGCGGCCTACGAAACCGATCTTGAGCCGGTTGCGCTCGCGGCGCGGCTGGGCGTCGTCTGCTATTACAGCCTCGCAAGCGGCTTTCTGTCGGGCAAGTACCGTTCGCGCGACGATCTGTCGAAAAGTGCGCGTGGCCGGAAGGTCGAGGGTTATCTGAATGAACGCGGCTTCGCGATCCTCGATGCACTCGACGAAGTGGCGCAGCGGCACGGCAGCACGCCTGCGTCGGTGGCGCTGGCATGGCTGATGGCGCGGCCCAGCATCACGGCGCCGATCGCCAGCGCAACATCGGTGAAACAGCTGGAAAGTCTTGTCGCGGCGGTGCATCTGGTGCTCACGGACGCGGATTTGCGCATATTGAACGACGCAAGTGCCTGA
- a CDS encoding flagellin domain-containing protein has protein sequence MLNINTNIASLTAQNNLSGSQSALSQAINRLSSGKRVNTAADDAAGLAISTSQTASINALTQGAANANNGISMVQTTNGALQSIVDNLQRIRQLAVEAGDGSLDSNALANLQSEVSTRLTEITRVAQQTTFNGQSVLNGIGSVNFQIGAFNGQQITANFGTQKWDSNSLGVSGVSVSTASGAQAAMSTIDTVLTSVNTFQATLGATQNTFSAAISTTNTQATNMSAARSQITDADFATETANLSKAQVLQQAGISVLAQANSMPQQVLKLLQ, from the coding sequence ATGCTGAACATCAACACCAACATCGCTTCGCTGACCGCGCAGAACAACCTCTCGGGTTCGCAAAGCGCGCTGTCGCAGGCGATCAACCGCCTGTCGTCGGGCAAGCGTGTGAACACCGCTGCTGACGACGCGGCAGGTCTCGCGATCTCGACGTCGCAAACGGCTTCGATCAACGCACTGACGCAAGGTGCTGCAAACGCGAACAACGGCATTTCGATGGTGCAAACCACGAACGGCGCGCTGCAATCGATCGTCGACAACCTGCAACGTATCCGCCAGCTGGCAGTGGAAGCAGGCGACGGCTCGCTCGACTCGAACGCACTGGCTAACCTCCAGTCGGAAGTGTCGACCCGTCTGACGGAAATCACCCGCGTCGCGCAACAAACGACGTTCAACGGCCAATCGGTCCTGAACGGCATCGGCTCGGTCAACTTCCAGATCGGCGCATTCAACGGCCAGCAGATCACGGCGAACTTCGGCACGCAGAAGTGGGACTCGAACAGCCTCGGCGTGAGCGGCGTGTCGGTTTCGACGGCTTCGGGCGCTCAAGCTGCAATGAGCACGATCGACACCGTCCTGACGAGCGTCAACACCTTCCAGGCAACGCTGGGCGCAACGCAAAACACGTTCTCGGCAGCAATCTCGACGACGAACACGCAAGCAACGAACATGAGCGCAGCACGTTCGCAGATCACCGACGCAGACTTCGCGACGGAAACGGCGAACCTGTCGAAGGCTCAGGTTCTGCAGCAAGCTGGTATCTCGGTGCTCGCGCAAGCGAACTCGATGCCGCAACAGGTTCTGAAGCTCCTCCAGTAA
- the fliD gene encoding flagellar filament capping protein FliD: protein MTTTSTTNSSTDVTSLLQQAAQSIISGSTKSTLDVNSLVSALVTAKTAAQSSAIVNKQNSDNAELSAIGKIKSALASLQTALSGLSDGTALSQLAVAIGGTGTGVTATADPSKGAVAGNYTLAVTNIATANKISSQAYASGASLGSGTLTVGVGSSSMQINVASTDSLSDIATAINSANNNPGVSAAVITAADGQHLVLTSKQTGAANTVTVSAGAGLDTGLNTASFTQVTTGKDATLSVDGNTITSASNTITNALTGVSIDISGASANSTQTISITNDTTASTKAINDFVTAYNSYITTETGLTWDPTAATGSQAGALLGDSMTNTITNGLGGLVAGGITVGGKTFSLSSIGINLQHDGTLSVDSTTLQTALTSNSSAVAAVFNKTNGIGTTLNSFINTYTQTSGTIDQRTQNLNTDLSSLADQATQLTNYQSTLTDQYNAQFSALNTLMTTMANNTAYLNQLFGGGGLTGSLNAK, encoded by the coding sequence ATGACCACCACGTCGACTACGAATTCGTCAACGGACGTCACTTCCCTGCTACAGCAGGCGGCGCAGTCCATCATCAGCGGCTCGACCAAATCGACGCTCGATGTCAACTCGCTGGTGTCAGCGCTCGTAACGGCGAAAACGGCGGCCCAATCGTCGGCAATCGTGAACAAGCAGAACTCGGACAACGCCGAGCTCTCTGCAATCGGCAAGATCAAATCGGCGCTTGCGTCACTGCAGACCGCATTGAGCGGCCTGTCGGACGGCACGGCGCTCAGCCAGCTCGCAGTCGCTATCGGCGGCACGGGCACGGGTGTCACGGCAACGGCAGATCCGAGCAAAGGCGCGGTAGCCGGCAACTACACACTCGCCGTCACCAACATCGCGACGGCCAACAAGATTTCCTCGCAGGCGTACGCGTCGGGCGCGAGCCTCGGCAGCGGCACGCTGACGGTCGGCGTCGGCAGCAGCTCGATGCAGATCAACGTCGCATCGACTGATTCGCTGTCGGACATCGCCACTGCGATCAATTCGGCAAACAACAATCCGGGCGTCTCGGCAGCCGTCATCACGGCAGCGGACGGCCAGCATCTGGTCTTGACGTCGAAGCAGACGGGCGCGGCCAACACCGTGACGGTTTCCGCAGGCGCAGGCCTAGATACCGGTCTGAACACGGCCAGCTTCACGCAGGTCACGACCGGCAAGGACGCCACGCTCTCCGTTGACGGCAACACGATCACCAGCGCAAGCAACACGATCACGAACGCACTCACGGGCGTGAGCATCGACATCTCGGGCGCGTCGGCGAACAGCACGCAGACGATCTCGATCACCAACGACACGACGGCGTCGACGAAGGCCATCAACGATTTCGTCACGGCGTACAACAGCTACATCACGACCGAAACGGGCCTGACCTGGGACCCGACGGCGGCGACGGGCTCGCAAGCCGGCGCGCTGCTCGGCGACTCGATGACGAACACGATCACAAACGGTCTGGGCGGCCTGGTCGCCGGCGGCATCACCGTCGGCGGCAAGACGTTCAGCCTGTCGTCGATCGGCATCAACCTGCAGCACGACGGCACGCTGTCGGTCGACTCGACCACGCTGCAGACCGCGCTGACGAGCAACAGTTCGGCCGTCGCGGCCGTGTTCAACAAGACGAACGGTATCGGCACGACGCTGAACTCGTTCATCAACACGTACACGCAGACGAGCGGCACGATCGATCAGCGCACGCAGAACCTGAACACCGACCTGAGCAGTCTGGCGGATCAGGCGACGCAGCTCACGAACTATCAGAGCACGCTGACCGACCAGTACAACGCGCAGTTCTCGGCGCTGAATACACTGATGACGACAATGGCCAACAACACGGCCTACCTGAACCAGCTGTTCGGCGGCGGCGGCCTGACGGGCTCGCTGAACGCGAAGTAA
- a CDS encoding flagellar protein FliT, with translation MNDSLTRALDLTRALEAAVSQQDWARASAIVEERSPLLMSLRPEQTPEALDKIRAIQRIDAGISQQTRTGMDRLTARHGDALQRIKSVSMYHSTGML, from the coding sequence ATGAACGACTCGCTGACACGCGCACTCGACCTGACCCGCGCTCTCGAAGCCGCGGTTTCGCAACAAGACTGGGCGCGCGCGTCGGCGATCGTCGAAGAGCGTTCGCCGCTGCTGATGTCGTTGCGTCCGGAGCAGACGCCGGAAGCGCTGGACAAGATTCGCGCGATCCAGCGCATCGACGCCGGCATCAGCCAGCAAACCCGCACCGGCATGGATCGTCTCACCGCGCGGCATGGCGATGCGTTGCAGCGCATCAAGTCGGTGAGCATGTACCACTCGACGGGCATGCTCTGA
- a CDS encoding tetratricopeptide repeat protein → MKPGITVDHANLLNTALAHHQAGRLAEAKAIYDEILRVNPRHSDALHFLGLLACQIQQHDAGITLMRQSIAILPNAIYYNNLGNALREYGQLKQAIDGYREAVTLNPGYAEAHNNLGNALREDRQPDAAMRSCAQAIELRPGYAEAYNNLGNALKDLGEIDSAVLAYRKALSFRRDYADAHNNLGNALMEQGKYDEAIESYRSAIALDSNRALMHNSLGTLLLARGELAEAAASLRRAVELDPDRPGVHNNLANTLRDMGEREAAAMHYSKAMQLAQAIVDSWLGGRAVPMTRAQSTEPRMTLAEAYAMLGNAWYGLFRYEEAIDSYLRSVALADDDAEVHHNLAVAYLKTERPGEALRYAHKALELKDGSSRMHINLGDVLRSLGELDAAASSYRSAIERSPDADVAHTALLFCEASMSQRPVSDYLADAVYFGERVAANVTPFTHARAPRGKRPLRVGFVSGDLRTHPVGIFTESVLRHIDSSRVELIAYQTNDVEDETTQRLKPLFDAWTPLWKLSRDAAAKRIFDDGIDILLDMAGHTAFNRLPVFAMKPAPIQVTWLGFFASTGIAQIDYVLGDRYVLPPEEAHHFIEKPWRLPDGYLCMTPPESDVLVGPLPMRTNGFVTFGYLGKLAKMTDDVLDLWTRVLREVPGSRLLVKAHELDRKHAFDATLQRFAERGIDASQLILEGGSKRNEYFKTYHHVDIVLSPFPYPGARRRLKRCGWACPSWR, encoded by the coding sequence ATGAAACCAGGGATCACAGTGGATCACGCTAACCTTCTCAACACCGCGCTCGCGCATCATCAGGCCGGACGGCTCGCCGAAGCCAAGGCGATCTACGACGAGATTCTGCGCGTCAATCCGCGACATTCGGATGCGCTGCATTTTCTCGGACTGCTCGCGTGCCAGATTCAACAGCATGACGCGGGCATCACGCTGATGCGTCAGTCGATTGCGATTCTGCCGAACGCGATCTACTACAACAACCTCGGCAACGCGTTGCGCGAGTACGGCCAGTTGAAGCAGGCGATCGACGGTTACCGCGAGGCTGTGACGCTCAATCCGGGATACGCCGAGGCACACAACAATCTCGGCAATGCGCTGCGCGAAGACCGTCAGCCGGATGCGGCGATGCGCAGTTGCGCGCAAGCCATCGAGCTGCGGCCCGGTTATGCCGAGGCCTACAACAATCTCGGCAATGCGTTGAAGGATCTAGGCGAAATCGATAGCGCGGTACTCGCGTATCGCAAAGCGCTTTCCTTCCGGCGCGACTACGCGGACGCGCACAACAACCTCGGCAATGCGCTGATGGAGCAGGGCAAGTACGACGAGGCGATCGAGAGCTATCGAAGCGCGATTGCGCTCGATTCGAACCGCGCGCTGATGCACAACAGTCTCGGCACGTTGCTGCTCGCGCGTGGCGAACTTGCCGAGGCTGCGGCAAGCCTTCGCAGGGCGGTCGAACTCGATCCCGATCGGCCCGGCGTGCATAACAATCTGGCTAATACGCTGCGCGATATGGGCGAGCGCGAGGCCGCAGCGATGCATTACTCGAAGGCGATGCAGCTTGCGCAGGCGATCGTCGATTCCTGGCTGGGCGGCCGGGCCGTGCCTATGACGCGCGCGCAGTCTACCGAGCCGCGCATGACGTTAGCAGAAGCGTATGCGATGCTCGGCAATGCGTGGTACGGACTCTTCCGCTACGAGGAAGCGATCGACAGTTATCTGCGCTCGGTCGCGCTCGCGGACGACGACGCCGAAGTGCATCACAATCTCGCGGTCGCGTATCTGAAGACTGAGCGCCCAGGCGAGGCGCTGCGCTATGCGCACAAGGCGCTCGAATTGAAGGACGGCTCGTCGCGGATGCACATCAACCTCGGCGACGTGTTGCGCTCGCTGGGCGAACTCGACGCAGCCGCGAGCAGCTATCGGAGCGCGATCGAACGGTCGCCCGATGCCGATGTCGCTCACACGGCCCTGCTTTTTTGCGAGGCAAGCATGTCGCAGCGGCCCGTCAGCGACTATCTCGCCGATGCCGTCTATTTCGGCGAGCGGGTCGCTGCCAATGTCACGCCGTTCACGCATGCGCGCGCGCCGCGCGGCAAACGGCCGTTGCGCGTCGGCTTTGTGTCGGGCGATTTGCGCACGCATCCCGTCGGCATCTTCACCGAGAGCGTGTTGCGCCACATCGATTCGTCACGGGTCGAGCTGATCGCGTACCAGACCAACGACGTCGAGGACGAAACGACGCAACGTCTGAAGCCGCTCTTCGACGCCTGGACGCCGTTATGGAAGCTTTCTCGCGACGCCGCCGCGAAACGCATCTTCGATGACGGCATCGACATTCTGCTCGACATGGCGGGCCATACGGCATTCAACCGCTTGCCCGTGTTCGCGATGAAGCCAGCGCCCATCCAGGTGACGTGGCTGGGTTTTTTTGCATCGACGGGTATTGCGCAAATCGACTACGTGCTCGGCGACCGCTATGTGCTGCCGCCCGAGGAAGCGCATCACTTCATCGAAAAGCCATGGCGTCTGCCGGACGGCTATCTGTGCATGACGCCGCCGGAGTCCGACGTTCTCGTTGGTCCGCTGCCGATGCGAACCAATGGCTTCGTGACGTTCGGCTATCTCGGCAAGCTCGCGAAAATGACGGATGACGTGCTCGATCTGTGGACCCGCGTGTTGCGCGAGGTGCCCGGCTCACGTCTGCTCGTCAAGGCTCACGAACTCGACCGCAAGCATGCCTTCGACGCGACGCTTCAGCGCTTCGCGGAGCGCGGCATCGACGCCTCGCAACTCATCCTCGAAGGCGGATCGAAGCGCAACGAGTACTTCAAGACGTACCATCACGTGGACATCGTGCTCAGTCCTTTCCCATATCCGGGGGCACGACGACGGCTGAAGCGCTGTGGATGGGCGTGCCCGTCGTGGCGATGA
- a CDS encoding tetratricopeptide repeat protein, translated as MHDIPSLLNAALVHHQAGRLADAQALYDAILQSEPAQSDALHFSGLLACQTNREDTGIALMHASIAANPNAVYYNNLGNVLLGRRQLGEAIEGYRHAVTLRPDYAEAHNNLGNALRAAGDANAAMLSCARAIELRPGYAEAYNNLGNALKDLGDLGNAVLAYGKAVSFRPDYADAFSNLARAQAGRGNADESIAAFRRAIALDPNRVDSHDSLATLLHASGDADAAIVVLQRAAQLDPADGARHRKLAQWLRGRKRWDEAAHALTSAVERAPGDASGYLELGDTYEQGDKLDAAILCYQTATELAPRDGHAHHRLAVALLKQRRADEALKSAQQAVALEPHSAVLHVNLGDVLSVLGDAEGAIASYRRGIGLDGEMELAHNRLLFDLATHAPTPPSVTLAAAREFGTRMAARARRCEHPAPGNDGRKLRIGFVSGDLQLHPVGIFIESVMEHFADGSFDLIAYSTRAKEDDITARLKQRFTAWRSVVNVPDEQVVQMIRDDRIDILVDLSGHTVHNRLPVFAWKPAPVQVSWLGYFGTTGLNEMDYVLGDPHVLPVDEASHYVEKTWRLPDSYLCFTPPKDDVAVGPLPMALNGHVTFGYFGKLVKITPNVIVEWSRVLHAVPGAKLMMKSHELGAEHARRSTLEKFAAQGIDASRLILEGGSPRHEYLASYNRVDIMLSPFPYPGGTTTAEALWMGTPVVALKGDRFVTHICESVLNAAGLAEWIARSEDDYLALACMWAAQPEHLAALRAGLRAQTLASPLCDALRFAKNLKAAFEGMWSEYAAPQAA; from the coding sequence ATGCACGACATTCCGAGTCTTCTGAACGCCGCGCTCGTCCATCATCAGGCGGGACGGCTCGCCGACGCACAGGCGCTTTACGATGCCATTCTGCAGAGCGAGCCCGCGCAATCCGACGCGCTGCATTTCTCAGGGCTGCTGGCGTGCCAGACCAATCGCGAGGATACGGGCATCGCGTTGATGCACGCGTCGATTGCCGCGAATCCGAATGCCGTCTATTACAACAACCTCGGGAACGTGCTGCTCGGACGTCGGCAACTCGGCGAAGCGATTGAAGGCTACAGGCACGCGGTGACGCTGCGCCCCGATTACGCGGAAGCGCACAACAACCTCGGCAACGCGCTGCGCGCCGCGGGCGACGCGAACGCGGCGATGCTGAGTTGCGCGAGGGCGATCGAGTTGCGCCCCGGCTATGCGGAGGCCTACAACAACCTCGGCAACGCGCTGAAGGATCTCGGCGATCTCGGCAATGCGGTGCTCGCGTATGGGAAGGCCGTGTCGTTCCGGCCCGACTACGCGGACGCGTTCAGCAATCTCGCGCGCGCGCAGGCGGGGCGAGGCAACGCGGACGAATCGATTGCCGCGTTCCGTCGCGCGATCGCACTCGATCCGAACCGCGTCGACAGTCACGACAGTCTCGCGACGCTGCTGCATGCGAGCGGCGACGCGGACGCGGCAATCGTCGTGCTGCAACGCGCAGCGCAGCTCGATCCTGCCGATGGCGCGCGTCATCGCAAGCTTGCGCAATGGCTGCGGGGCCGCAAGCGCTGGGACGAAGCGGCGCACGCGCTCACGAGCGCAGTGGAGCGTGCGCCGGGCGACGCATCGGGCTACCTGGAACTAGGCGACACGTACGAGCAAGGCGACAAGCTCGACGCGGCGATCCTCTGTTACCAGACGGCAACCGAACTCGCGCCGCGCGACGGGCACGCGCATCATCGGCTGGCTGTCGCGCTGCTCAAGCAACGCCGTGCGGATGAAGCGCTCAAGAGCGCGCAACAAGCCGTTGCGCTGGAACCGCATTCGGCTGTGCTGCACGTGAATCTGGGTGATGTGTTGAGCGTGCTCGGCGACGCGGAAGGCGCGATTGCGAGCTATCGGCGCGGCATCGGGCTCGACGGTGAAATGGAGCTCGCGCACAACCGGCTGCTATTCGATCTCGCGACCCACGCGCCGACTCCGCCTTCCGTCACGCTGGCCGCCGCGCGCGAGTTCGGCACGCGCATGGCCGCACGTGCGCGCCGGTGCGAACATCCGGCACCGGGAAACGATGGACGCAAGCTGCGCATCGGTTTCGTGTCGGGCGATCTGCAACTGCATCCCGTGGGAATCTTCATCGAATCGGTGATGGAACATTTCGCGGACGGCAGCTTCGATCTGATCGCCTATTCGACGCGGGCCAAGGAAGACGACATTACGGCGCGCCTGAAACAGCGCTTCACTGCGTGGCGCAGCGTCGTGAACGTACCTGACGAACAGGTCGTGCAGATGATCCGCGACGATCGGATCGACATCCTCGTCGATCTGTCGGGCCATACGGTACACAACCGGCTGCCCGTATTCGCGTGGAAGCCCGCGCCTGTGCAGGTGAGCTGGCTCGGCTACTTCGGCACGACAGGTTTGAATGAAATGGATTACGTGCTCGGCGATCCGCATGTACTGCCCGTCGATGAAGCGTCGCACTATGTCGAGAAGACATGGCGGCTGCCCGACAGCTATCTGTGCTTCACACCGCCCAAAGACGATGTGGCGGTCGGCCCGCTGCCGATGGCGCTCAATGGCCACGTGACCTTCGGCTATTTCGGCAAGCTGGTGAAGATCACGCCGAATGTGATCGTCGAATGGTCGCGCGTTCTGCATGCGGTGCCGGGCGCGAAGCTGATGATGAAATCGCACGAACTCGGCGCTGAGCATGCGCGCCGCTCGACGCTGGAGAAATTCGCGGCGCAGGGCATCGACGCGTCGCGTCTGATTCTCGAAGGCGGCTCGCCGCGTCACGAATATCTCGCGTCGTACAACCGCGTCGACATCATGCTGAGTCCGTTTCCGTATCCGGGCGGCACGACGACGGCGGAAGCCTTGTGGATGGGCACGCCTGTCGTTGCGCTCAAGGGCGATCGCTTCGTCACGCACATCTGCGAGAGCGTGCTGAACGCCGCGGGACTCGCCGAATGGATCGCACGCAGTGAAGACGACTATCTCGCGCTGGCCTGTATGTGGGCTGCGCAGCCTGAGCATCTCGCCGCATTGCGCGCGGGTTTGCGCGCGCAGACGCTCGCGTCGCCGCTGTGCGATGCGTTGCGCTTTGCGAAGAATCTCAAAGCGGCTTTCGAAGGCATGTGGTCAGAGTACGCCGCGCCGCAAGCTGCATGA